One Oncorhynchus nerka isolate Pitt River linkage group LG5, Oner_Uvic_2.0, whole genome shotgun sequence genomic window carries:
- the LOC115129633 gene encoding quinone oxidoreductase-like protein 1 isoform X1 — protein sequence MKGLYCKVGETAAEAKFVIQETNVPSALGSNQVKVQVKACALSPLDLKLHEDLKLQRDLVPVGREIVGIVLQVGPKVTFFQPDDEVVGILPLDTAMSGLCEAVVINENHLVQKPEKLRWVEVAGAIRDGLRAYTALHTLARMASGHTLLVLDGASPFGVLSIQLAHYHGVKVLASALSSEDQKFLEQLRPSVGVRESLLTRVIGVWDTKVDLVDSCLEETGGLGVDIVIDSGVRLHEEEPEARCLLPYKHDIITLLGVGGHWVTTEQNLQLDPPDSRSLFLKAASLSFLNEEVWGASSARQGRYLHIMKDIVEKLSTGTLRPQLEDPVPLYDATVSMEMVQKKQVRKRLVIQL from the exons ATGAAAGGGCTTTACTGTAAAGTGGGTGAAACTGCTGCAGAGGCGAAATTTGTCATCCAGGAAACG AATGTACCCAGTGCCCTCGGTAGCAACCAGGTTAAAGTGCAAGTGAAGGCATGTGCCCTTAGTCCACTGGATTTAAAA CTACATGAGGATCTAAAGTTGCAAAGGGACCTGGTGCCAGTAGGGAGGGAGATTGTTGGGATCGTCCTCCAAG ttggGCCTAAGGTGACCTTTTTCCAACCTGATGATGAAGTTGTAG GAATTCTGCCCTTGGATACAGCGATGTCTGGTTTGTGCGAAGCCGTCGTCATCAACGAGAATCATCTTG TGCAGAAGCCAGAGAAGTTGAGATGGGTGGAGGTGGCAGGGGCTATTCGGGATGGACTCCGGGCCTATACAGCTCTCCATACCCTAGCCCGTATGGCATCCGGGCACACACTGCTGGTGCTGGACGGAGCCAGT CCCTTTGGAGTTCTGTCCATCCAGCTGGCCCACTACCATGGGGTTAAAGTACTGGCGTCAGCTCTGTCCTCCGAAGACCAGAAGTTCCTGGAGCAGCTTCGGCCCAGCGTCG GAGTGCGAGAGTCTCTTCTAA CCAGAGTGATAGGTGTGTGGGATACCAAGGTGGACCTGGTGGATTCCTGTTTGGAAGAGACCGGTGGTCTAGGGGTGGACATTGTCATTGACTCTGGAG TGAGATTGCATGAGGAGGAGCCAGAGGCCAGGTGTCTTCTGCCCTACAAGCATGACATCATCACCCTGCTCGGGGTCGGAGGTCACTGGGTTACAACTGAGCAAAACCTGCAG CTGGACCCTCCAGATAGTCGCAGCCTCTTCCTGAAGGCCGCCTCCCTGTCCTTCCTCAACGAGGAGGTGTGGGGGGCATCCAGTGCCCGCCAGGGGAGGTACCTCC ACATCATGAAGGATATAGTGGAGAAGCTTTCCACTGGGACCTTAAG GCCCCAGCTAGAGGACCCAGTGCCTTTGTATGATGCCACAGTTTCCATGGAGATGGTGCAAAAGAAACAAGTCCGGAAGAGGTTGGTTATTCAACTCTGA
- the LOC115129633 gene encoding quinone oxidoreductase-like protein 1 isoform X2, protein MKGLYCKVGETAAEAKFVIQETNVPSALGSNQVKVQVKACALSPLDLKLHEDLKLQRDLVPVGREIVGIVLQVGPKVTFFQPDDEVVGILPLDTAMSGLCEAVVINENHLVQKPEKLRWVEVAGAIRDGLRAYTALHTLARMASGHTLLVLDGASPFGVLSIQLAHYHGVKVLASALSSEDQKFLEQLRPSVARVIGVWDTKVDLVDSCLEETGGLGVDIVIDSGVRLHEEEPEARCLLPYKHDIITLLGVGGHWVTTEQNLQLDPPDSRSLFLKAASLSFLNEEVWGASSARQGRYLHIMKDIVEKLSTGTLRPQLEDPVPLYDATVSMEMVQKKQVRKRLVIQL, encoded by the exons ATGAAAGGGCTTTACTGTAAAGTGGGTGAAACTGCTGCAGAGGCGAAATTTGTCATCCAGGAAACG AATGTACCCAGTGCCCTCGGTAGCAACCAGGTTAAAGTGCAAGTGAAGGCATGTGCCCTTAGTCCACTGGATTTAAAA CTACATGAGGATCTAAAGTTGCAAAGGGACCTGGTGCCAGTAGGGAGGGAGATTGTTGGGATCGTCCTCCAAG ttggGCCTAAGGTGACCTTTTTCCAACCTGATGATGAAGTTGTAG GAATTCTGCCCTTGGATACAGCGATGTCTGGTTTGTGCGAAGCCGTCGTCATCAACGAGAATCATCTTG TGCAGAAGCCAGAGAAGTTGAGATGGGTGGAGGTGGCAGGGGCTATTCGGGATGGACTCCGGGCCTATACAGCTCTCCATACCCTAGCCCGTATGGCATCCGGGCACACACTGCTGGTGCTGGACGGAGCCAGT CCCTTTGGAGTTCTGTCCATCCAGCTGGCCCACTACCATGGGGTTAAAGTACTGGCGTCAGCTCTGTCCTCCGAAGACCAGAAGTTCCTGGAGCAGCTTCGGCCCAGCGTCG CCAGAGTGATAGGTGTGTGGGATACCAAGGTGGACCTGGTGGATTCCTGTTTGGAAGAGACCGGTGGTCTAGGGGTGGACATTGTCATTGACTCTGGAG TGAGATTGCATGAGGAGGAGCCAGAGGCCAGGTGTCTTCTGCCCTACAAGCATGACATCATCACCCTGCTCGGGGTCGGAGGTCACTGGGTTACAACTGAGCAAAACCTGCAG CTGGACCCTCCAGATAGTCGCAGCCTCTTCCTGAAGGCCGCCTCCCTGTCCTTCCTCAACGAGGAGGTGTGGGGGGCATCCAGTGCCCGCCAGGGGAGGTACCTCC ACATCATGAAGGATATAGTGGAGAAGCTTTCCACTGGGACCTTAAG GCCCCAGCTAGAGGACCCAGTGCCTTTGTATGATGCCACAGTTTCCATGGAGATGGTGCAAAAGAAACAAGTCCGGAAGAGGTTGGTTATTCAACTCTGA